Below is a window of Cupriavidus sp. MP-37 DNA.
TTGTCTTCCGAGCCGTCGATGCCGTCGGTGTCGCCGGCGATGGCGTGCACGCCGGGCAGGCCGTCGAGCGCCACCGCCAGCGCCAGCAGGAACTCGGCATTGCGTCCGCCGCGGCCCTTGCCGCGCACGGTCACGGTGGTCTCGCCGCCGGACAGGATCACGCAGGGCTTGCCGAAGGGCTGGCCGCGCTGCGCCACCTGGCGCGCAATGGCGGCATGCACTTCGGCGACTTCGCGGGCTTCGCCCTCGATGCAGTCGGACAGGATATGGGCCTCGAAGCCCAGTTCGCGCGCACGCGCCGCGGCGGCTTCCAGCGCCTGCTGCGCGGTGGCCAGCGTCACGCTGCGGTGGCCGTTGAAGCGGGCATCGCCGGGCTTGGGGGTTTCGCCGGCACCGCTTTCCAGATGCGCGCGCACGTTGGCGGGCACGTCGATGCCGTACTTGGCGATCACCGCCAGCGCATCGGCGCAGGTGGTTGCGTCGGGCAGCGTCGGGCCGCTGGCGATCAGGGTCGGGTCATCGCCGGGAATATCGGAAATCAGCAGCGTTTCCACGCGCGCCGGCGCGCAGTGCAGCGCCAGGCGCCCGCCCTTGAGGGCGGACAGGTGCTTGCGCACGCAGTTCATCTCGCCGATGCTGGCGCCGCTCCTGAGCAGCGCCTTGTTCACGGCTTGCTTGTCGGCCAGCGTCAGTCCCGGCGCCGGCGCGGCCAGCAGCGCGGAGCCGCCGCCGGAGATCAGGCACAGCACCAGGTCGTCGGCAGTCAGTCCCTGCACCAGTTCCACCATGCGCTGCGCGGCGCGGGCGCCGGCTTCGTCGGGGACGGGGTGGGCGGCTTCGACCACTTCGATGCGCTGGCAGTCGGCGCCGTGGCCGTAGCGCGTCACCACCAGGCCCGACAGCTCGCCTTGCCAGTTCGCTTCCACCGCCTGCGCCATCGCCGCGGCGGCCTTGCCGGCGCCGATCACCACGGTGCGGCCCTTCGGCGGCGCGGGCAGGTGCGGCGGCAGGCAGTGGCTGGCGCTGACGGAGGCGACCGCGGTATCGAACAGGTCGCGCAGCAGCGCGCGCGGTTCCGCGTTGGCTGCGGTGCGCTGGGGCGACAGCAGGGCGGCTTGGGGTTCGGTGACGAGCATGAAGAATCCTGGGTGCTGACGGGTACGCTGGGTACAAAGCGGTACTGCAAAGCGTGTCGTCCCCGCAGGGCGGGGACGACGGGTTGCTGCTTACTTGGCGTTGGCGATCTGGTGGTTCGACATGATCTCGATCGCGCGGCACAGGGCCGAGTGGTCCTGCTTGCCGAGGCCGTTGGCCGAGCAGGTATTGAACAGCTCCTGCGCGGTGGCGGTGTTGGGCAGCGCCACGCCCAGCGCCTTGGCGCCCTGCAGCGCCAGGTTCAGGTCCTTCTGGTGCAGCTCGATGCGGAAGCCCGGATCGAAGGTGCGCTTGACCATGCGCTCGCCGTGCACTTCCAGGATGCGCGACGCGGCGAAGCCGCCCATCAGCGCCTCGCGCACCTTGGCCGGATCGGCGCCGGCCTTGGAGGCGAACAGCAGCGCTTCGGACACGGCCTGGATGTTCAGCGCGACGATGATCTGGTTGGCCACCTTGGTGGTCTGGCCGTCGCCGTTGCCGCCGACCAGCGTGATGTTCTTGCCCATCAGCTCGAACAGCGGCTTGACCTGGTCGAAGGCCTCCTGCGGGCCGCCGACCATGATCGTCAGCGACGCGGCCTTGGCGCCCACTTCACCGCCCGACACCGGCGCGTCCAGGTACGAAGCGCCCAGCTTGTTGATGCGCGCGGCGAAGTCCTTGGTGGCGATCGGCGAGATCGAGCTCATGTCCACCACGATCTTGCTGTAGCTGGCTTCCTTGCCGGCAGCCTTGAACGCGGCGGCGACGCCCTTCTCGCTGAACAGCACCGCTTCCACGTGCGGCGTGTCCGGCACCATGATGATGATGATGTCGGCACGCTTGGCGACTTCCTCGGCGCTGGTGCAGACGGTCACGCCTGCATCGACCAGCGCCTGCGGGGCCGGGTTGACGTCATGCACGAACAGGGTGTGGCCGGCGGCGCGCAGGTGGCCCGCCATCGGTGCGCCCATGATGCCCAGGCCGATGAAGCCGACGTTGCGAGTGGATGCCATGTGATGTCTCCTCAAAATAAAAAGCGAAAACGAAGCCAGCGGTGTTGGGTGCTCCCAAGCTGCCCGAACTGGCCTCAGCAAGGTGTTCTCCCTCTCCCCTCATGGGGACAGGGTCGGGGTGAGGGGTGGGCTAGCCAGGTGCCACATCAAGCGGGGCCTGCGGTTTTTTCCAGCACAACGCCCGTTGAAGCACCAGCCCTCACCCCCGCCCCTCTCCCGCAAGCGGGAGAGGGGAGCAAACAAGCGGGAATTGAATAGCGGCGGTAGTTACTGCACCCCGTGCGCGGCGCGCCAGCCCAGCCCGGCTTCGGTCGTCGTCTTCGGCTTGTACTCGCAGCCGATCCAGCCGGTGTAGCCGATCTCGTCCAGGAACTTGAACAGGTACTGGTAGTTCAGCTCGCCCGTGCCCGGCTCGTTGCGGCCCGGGTTGTCGGCCAGCTGGATATGCTTGATCTTCGGCAGGTTGGCCTTGATGGTGTTGGCGATCTCGCCTTCCATCCGCTGCATGTGATAGATGTCGTACTGCACGTACAGGTTGGGCGCGTTGACCTGGGTGATCAGGTCCAGCGCCTGCTGCGTGCGCGACAGGAAGAAACCGGGGATGTCGAAGGTGTTGATCGGCTCGACCAGCAGGTCGATATGCTCGGCGGCCAGCGCGCCGGCGGCGAAGCGCAGGTTTTCCACCAGCGTTTCCTGCGCCTGCTCGCGCTTGACGTTCTGCGGCAGGATGCCGACCAGGCAGTTCAGCTGGCGCACGCCCAGCACCTTGGCGTACTTGATGGCTTCGCCGACGCCGTCCTGGAACTCGCCGACGCGGTCCGGGTGGCAGGCAATGCCGCGCTCGCCCGCATCCCACTTGCCGGCGGGCAGGTTGTGCAGCACCAGGTCGAGCTGGAAGCGGTTCAGGCGGTCAGCGATCTGGTCCGCGTGGAACGCATAGGGAAACAGGAATTCCACGCCGCGGAAACCCGCGCGCGCGGCGGCTTCGAAGCGGTCGAGAAAACCCGCTTCGTTGAACAGCATGGTGAGATTGGCCGCAAGTTTCGTCATTTGTCATCTCCTGTGACTTGGTTGTTATTCGTCGTTCCCGCGCAGGCGGGAACCCAGTGGCTTTTGGAAAGACGCTGGATCCCCGCTTGCGCGGGGACGGCGGATGGTCCTGCAGGGGCGGGAAGCGTCTTACGCCGTTTCCACTTCTTCCTTCAGGATCGCTTCCTCGATGTCCTCGAGGTCTTCGATCGGCTCGAACTCGTTGATGTTGTCGATCTCGGTGCCCATCGCGATATTGGTCACGCGCTCCAGGATCACCTCGACCACCACCGGCACCGAGAACTCGGCCATCAGGTCACGCGCTTCGGCGAAGGCCGGGGCGATGTCTTCCGGCTTGAACACGCGGATCGCCTTGCAGCCCAGGCCCTCGACCACCTTGACGTGGTCCACGCCATAGCCGTTCAGCTCGGGCGCGTTGACGTTGTCGAACGCGAGCTGCACGCAGTAGTCCATCTCGAAGTTGCGCTGCGCCTGGCGGATCAGGCCGAGGTAGGAGTTGTTCACCACCACGTGGATGTACGGCACCTTGAACTGCGCGGCCACGGCCAGCTCTTCGATCATGAACTGGAAGTCGTAGTCGCCCGAGATCGCCACCACATCCGAATCCGGCGAGGCGGTCTTCACCCCGATCGCGGCCGGGATGGTCCAGCCCAGCGGGCCGGCCTGGCCGCAGTTGATCCAGTGGCGCGGCTGGTTGACCGACAGGAACTGGGCCGCGGCGATCTGCGACAGGCCGATGGTGCTGACGTAGCGCACGTCGCGCGGGAAGTACTGGTTCATCTCGCGGTACACGCGCTGCGGCTTGACCGGGACGTTGTCGAAGTCGCTCTTGCGCTGCATGGTGCGGCGGCGCTTCTGCACGTCGGCGACCCAGCTCTTGCGGCACGGCAGGCGGCCGGCCATCTTCATTTCGCGCGCGACTTCGACGAACAGCTCCAGCGCGGCCTTGGCGTCGGAGACGATGCCAAGGTCCGGGCCGAACACGCGGCCGATCTGGGTGGGCTCGATATCGACGTGCACGAACTTGCGGCCCTTGGTGTAGACGTCGACGCTGCCGGTGTGGCGGTTGGCCCAGCGGTTGCCGATGCCCATCACGAAGTCCGAGGCCAGCAGCGTGGCGTTGCCGTAGCGGTGCGAGGTCTGCAGCCCGACCATGCCGGCTTGCAGCGGGTGGTCGTCGGCCAGCACGCCCCAGCCCATCAGGGTCGGCACCACCGGCACGTTGACCAGCTCGGCGAACTCGACCAGCAGTTCCGACGCATCGGCGTTGATCACGCCGCCGCCGCACACGATCAGCGGGCGCTCGGCCGCGTTCAGCATGGCGATGGCCTTCTCGATCTGGGCGCGCGAGGCGGCCGGCTTGTACGGCTGCAGCGACTGGTAGGTGTCGGGATCGAATTCGATCTCGGCGACCTGCACGTCGAACGGCAGGTCGATCAGCACCGGACCCGGGCGGCCCGAGCGCATGATGTGGAAGGCCTGCTGGAACACCTGCGGCACCAGCGCCGGCTCGCGCACGGTCACGGCCCACTTGGTCACGGGCTTGGCGATCGATTCGATGTCGACGGCCTGGAAGTCTTCCTTGTACAGGCGCGCGCGCGGGGCCTGGCCGGTGATGCAGAGGATGGGGATCGAATCCGCCCAGGCCGAGTACAGGCCGGTGATCATGTCGGTGCCGGCGGGGCCCGAGGTGCCGACGCAGACGCCGATATTGCCCGGCTCGGCACGGGTGTAGCCTTCGGCCATGTGCGAGGCGCCCTCGACGTGGCGGGCCAGCACGTGGTTGATGTTGCCCGACTTGCGCATTGCCGAGTAGAACGGGTTGATCGCCGCGCCCGGCACGCCGAACGCGGTGGTCACGCCTTCCTTCTCCAGCACGGCGATTGCCGCGTCGATTGCTCTCATCTTTGCCATGATCCTGTCTCCGGTAATGGTGGGAATTTCGTTGGAGTTGATCCTATTCCCGCAGGCCGGTTGGGATAAACAGAAGAGCGATCAGTTGATTCGATACCTGTAGTACGCAATATGGGCTGCAAAGCCACGTCGGCTGGTCGGCGCAGGCGCGCCGATGCATGCCATTGGATATGTGGTGTGACGGTACGGACACGCCGCGCAGCACCGGGTACGCCAGCCCGCCGGCGTGCCGCCGCGGCGCGCTGCGGCAAAATGGCGGCATTTCCTGCCA
It encodes the following:
- a CDS encoding glycerate kinase; this encodes MLVTEPQAALLSPQRTAANAEPRALLRDLFDTAVASVSASHCLPPHLPAPPKGRTVVIGAGKAAAAMAQAVEANWQGELSGLVVTRYGHGADCQRIEVVEAAHPVPDEAGARAAQRMVELVQGLTADDLVLCLISGGGSALLAAPAPGLTLADKQAVNKALLRSGASIGEMNCVRKHLSALKGGRLALHCAPARVETLLISDIPGDDPTLIASGPTLPDATTCADALAVIAKYGIDVPANVRAHLESGAGETPKPGDARFNGHRSVTLATAQQALEAAAARARELGFEAHILSDCIEGEAREVAEVHAAIARQVAQRGQPFGKPCVILSGGETTVTVRGKGRGGRNAEFLLALAVALDGLPGVHAIAGDTDGIDGSEDNAGAMLSPDTLTRAGARGLNARAHLENNDGYGFFAGLEDLIVTGPTRTNVNDFRAILIT
- the glxR gene encoding 2-hydroxy-3-oxopropionate reductase; this encodes MASTRNVGFIGLGIMGAPMAGHLRAAGHTLFVHDVNPAPQALVDAGVTVCTSAEEVAKRADIIIIMVPDTPHVEAVLFSEKGVAAAFKAAGKEASYSKIVVDMSSISPIATKDFAARINKLGASYLDAPVSGGEVGAKAASLTIMVGGPQEAFDQVKPLFELMGKNITLVGGNGDGQTTKVANQIIVALNIQAVSEALLFASKAGADPAKVREALMGGFAASRILEVHGERMVKRTFDPGFRIELHQKDLNLALQGAKALGVALPNTATAQELFNTCSANGLGKQDHSALCRAIEIMSNHQIANAK
- the hyi gene encoding hydroxypyruvate isomerase → MTKLAANLTMLFNEAGFLDRFEAAARAGFRGVEFLFPYAFHADQIADRLNRFQLDLVLHNLPAGKWDAGERGIACHPDRVGEFQDGVGEAIKYAKVLGVRQLNCLVGILPQNVKREQAQETLVENLRFAAGALAAEHIDLLVEPINTFDIPGFFLSRTQQALDLITQVNAPNLYVQYDIYHMQRMEGEIANTIKANLPKIKHIQLADNPGRNEPGTGELNYQYLFKFLDEIGYTGWIGCEYKPKTTTEAGLGWRAAHGVQ
- the gcl gene encoding glyoxylate carboligase, which codes for MAKMRAIDAAIAVLEKEGVTTAFGVPGAAINPFYSAMRKSGNINHVLARHVEGASHMAEGYTRAEPGNIGVCVGTSGPAGTDMITGLYSAWADSIPILCITGQAPRARLYKEDFQAVDIESIAKPVTKWAVTVREPALVPQVFQQAFHIMRSGRPGPVLIDLPFDVQVAEIEFDPDTYQSLQPYKPAASRAQIEKAIAMLNAAERPLIVCGGGVINADASELLVEFAELVNVPVVPTLMGWGVLADDHPLQAGMVGLQTSHRYGNATLLASDFVMGIGNRWANRHTGSVDVYTKGRKFVHVDIEPTQIGRVFGPDLGIVSDAKAALELFVEVAREMKMAGRLPCRKSWVADVQKRRRTMQRKSDFDNVPVKPQRVYREMNQYFPRDVRYVSTIGLSQIAAAQFLSVNQPRHWINCGQAGPLGWTIPAAIGVKTASPDSDVVAISGDYDFQFMIEELAVAAQFKVPYIHVVVNNSYLGLIRQAQRNFEMDYCVQLAFDNVNAPELNGYGVDHVKVVEGLGCKAIRVFKPEDIAPAFAEARDLMAEFSVPVVVEVILERVTNIAMGTEIDNINEFEPIEDLEDIEEAILKEEVETA